The following are from one region of the Vulpes vulpes isolate BD-2025 chromosome 14, VulVul3, whole genome shotgun sequence genome:
- the CEP250 gene encoding centrosome-associated protein CEP250 isoform X14 encodes MWVTELSALLIQARKQNEEYEKMLGALRETVEILETNHAELMEHEASLSKNAQEEKLSLQQVIRDITQVLVMVEEGDSMTQGCGRDSSLELDPSGLSSQFDSQDPDKALTLVRSVVTQRRQAVQDLRQQLSACQEAMSSLRQQHNQWEEEGEALRQRLQKLTGERDTLAGQTSDLQGEVESLSKERELLQKTREELQQQLEVLEQEAWRLRRTNMELQLQGDSVQGEKEEQQEELHLAVRERERLQETLAGLEAKQSESLSELIILREALESCHLEGELLRQEQTEVTAALARAEQSVAELSSSENSLKAEVADLRAATIKLSALNEALALDKVGLNQQLLQLEQENQSVCHRMEAAEQARNTLQLGLAEAERSRETLQEKNTHLEAQLQKAEERGAELQADLRAIQDEKEEIQEKLSEISSSQARHQQEAALAQLDQLRQETKRQEEVLAREVQEKEALVRERAALEVRLQAVERDRQDLAEQLLGLSSAKEQLESTLFEAQQQNSLVEVTKGQLEVQIQTVIRAKEVIQGEVRCLKLELDNERNRAEQERETAARRLAQAEQEGQTALQQQKSAHEEEVNRLQEKWEKERSWHQQELDKALESLEKEKMELETRLREQQAEAEAIRTQREEERAEAESALCQMQLETEKERVSLLETLLQTQKELADASQQLERLRQDMKVQKLKEQETTQILQTQLREARGELEQAAQQNRDDLVAVQEECGALLQAKMDLQKRVEDLKSQLVSRDDSQRLVEQEVQEKLREAQEYSRIQKELEREKASLIQSLMEKEQRLLVLQEADSIRQQELSSLRQDMQESQEGQKELSTQVELLKQEVKEKEADFLAQEAQLLEELEASQVTEQRLRASLRALEAKAAQVQLRLRSTENQLAALVAEQQPGHQAQAQLASLCSVLQQALGFACESRPELHGGGDSASLWGPEPDQNGTGILLKRGPLLTALSAEAVASALQKLHQDLWKTQQARDDLREQALKLEQRLTDTEAEKSQVCTELQDLQRQLSQNQEEKSKWEGKQNSLESELTELHGTVASLQSRLRQAELQGLEAQNERELLQAAKESLTAQVERLQASVAEARAQAGATRALEEDLRTARSALKLKSEEAETERERAQALQEQGELKVAQGKALQENLAILAQTLSEREGEVEALRGSIQELEKQQEMQKATLEALSLDLKKKSEEVDVQQEQIQELEKCRSLLEDLPLAMQEQEQRLVAQREQIQELEKDRETQRNILEHQLLELEKKAQMIESQKGEIQDLKKQLVTLECLALEREENHHKMECQQKAIEELEGQREMQRVALTHLTLDLEEKSQELQAQSSQIDKLESHSTLLARELQDKDQELKSQREQVEELQRQKERLAQDLERRDQDVVLQRERIRVLEDQRTLQTKILEEDLGQIKLSLRERGRELASQRPPMQERAEEGKGQSKAQRGSLEHLKLILRDKEREVECQQERIQELKEYKDQLEQQLQGLHRKAGETGLLLTQREQEIVVLQRHLQEAAEQGELKERSLQGHLEEAQRALAQREQELEALQHQQQQALGQEETRKEEASTLQRALEQAHTALKERQGELEDHKEHVRRLQEELAMEGRRVQALEEVVGDLRAESREQEEALLALQQQGAERAQEHEVEVGGLRASLLQAETALKERDLELEALRADGRASQLREETARDWAQALQEALSKAQAAVQEKEQRLLSQAELSRSLETSTATLQAALDSCQAQARQLEEALRRREGEIQDRDLRHQEAVQQLQRALAQRDEELSHQKRQGQLLEQSLARRAREDAIQGKPGPEQEREEEEMRGLRESLRELQLTLAQKEEEILGLREAQQRKNLEDSLHSHTAPPEPSTDFATLGPRLQQELERLQTALRLTEAREIEWREKAQDLALSLAQSKASVSSLQEAAMFLQASVLERDLEQQRLQDELELTRQALEKEQLLSPSSTSRAEQRPREEVSEVKAEPSLGLEERQLWGQRLEYLQQAVAQLEIDRSRLQHHNVQLRATLEQVERERRKLKRESMRVSRTGGLEVKEAAASSPTQQDGRGGQKGSSDDKQMAELQKEVAMLRGQLSLERKQRQDYIARSVQTSRELAGLHHSLSHSLLAVAQAPEATVLEAETRKLDESLTQSLTSPGPALLCPSPSTIQAISR; translated from the exons ATGTG GGTGACGGAGCTCTCTGCTCTGCTGATCCAGGCTCGGAAGCAAAATGAAGAGTATGAGAAGATGTTAGGGGCCCTGAGAGAGACAGTGGAGATCCTG GAGACAAATCATGCAGAATTAATGGAACATGAGGCATCTCTCAGTAAGAATGCCCAAGAGGAGAAGCTGTCTTTACAGCAGGTGATCAGGGATATAACCCAGGTACTG GTCATGGTGGAAGAAGGGGACAGTATGACCCAAGGCTGTGGTCGAGACAGCTCCTTAGAATTGGACCCTAGTGGCCTCTCATCCCAGTTTGATTCCCAGGACCCAGACAAGGCCCTTACTCTGGTGCGTTCAGTGGTGACTCAAAGACGCCAGGCTGTGCAG gacctAAGGCAGCAGCTTTCGGCCTGTCAGGAAGCTATGAGCTCTTTGCGGCAGCAGCATAatcagtgggaggaggagggtgaggccTTAAGACAGCGTCTGCAGAAGCTCACCGGGGAACGCGACACTCTGGCAGGGCAGACCTCGGACCTACAGGGAGAGGTGGAGTCTCTCAGCAA GGAGCGAGAGCTCCTGCAGAAGACGAGGGAGGAGCTGCAGCAGCAGTTGGAGGTGCTAGAGCAGGAGGCATGGCGGCTGCGAAGGACAAACATGGAGCTTCAGTTGCAGGGGGATTCTGTTCAGGGtgagaaggaggagcagcaggaggagctgcaCCTGGCTGTCCGTGAAAGGGAGCGCCT TCAGGAGACACTAGCAGGTCTGGAAGCCAAACAGTCAGAATCACTCAGTGAACTGATCATTCTTCGGGAAGCCCTGGAGTCTTGTCACCTGGAAGGGGAGCTGCTGAGGCAAGAGCAAACAGAAGTGACTGCGGCGCTGGCCAGG GCAGAACAGTCAGTTGCAGAGCTGTCGAGTTCTGAAAACAGCCTGAAGGCCGAGGTTGCTGATCTTCGGGCTGCAACCATCAAGCTCAGCGCCTTAAATGAGGCTTTGGCCTTGGATAAGGTTGGACTGAACCAGCAGCTTCTCCAG TTAGAACAAGAGAACCAGTCTGTGTGCCACAGAATGGAAGCAGCAGAGCAGGCAAGAAACACTTTGCAGTTGGGCCTGGCAGAGGCCGAGAGGAGCAGGGAAACCCTACAGGAAAAGAACACTCACCTGGAGGCACAGCTgcagaaggcagaggagaggggtgctgagctgcaggcagatctCAGGGCCATCCaagatgagaaggaagaaattcaaGAGAAACTAAGCGAG ATTTCTTCCTCTCAGGCACGTCATCAGCAGGAGGCAGCCTTAGCTCAGCTGGATCAGCTGCGTCAGGAGACAAAGCGACAGGAAGAAGTGCTTGCTCGAGAAGTCCAGGAGAAGGAGGCCCTAGTACGGGAGAGAGCAGCCCTAGAGGTGCGGCTGCAGGCCGTGGAGCGAGACCGGCAGGACCTCGCTGAACAACTACTGGGCCTCAG CTCAGCCAAGGAGCAACTGGAGAGCACTCTGTTTGAGGCCCAACAACAAAATTCTCTGGTAGAGGTCACGAAGGGCCAGCTGGAGGTCCAGATTCAAACTGTCATTCGAGCCAAGGAAGTAATTCAAG GGGAAGTGAGGTGCCTGAAGCTGGAACTGGACAATGAGCGGAACCGGGCAGAACAAGAGCGGGAGACAGCAGCCAGACGGCTGGCCCAGGCCGAGCAAGAGGGGCAGACTGCCCTGCAGCAGCAGAAGTCAGCCCACGAGGAGGAGGTGAACCGGCTCCAGGAGAAATGG GAGAAGGAGCGCTCTTGGCACCAGCAGGAACTGGATAAGGCCCTGGAGAGCctagagaaggagaaaatggagcTGGAAACGAGGCTaagggaacagcaggcagaagcCGAGGCCATCCggacacagagggaggaagaacGGGCGGAGGCAGAGAGTGCCCTCTGCCAG ATGCAGCTcgaaacagagaaggagagagtgtcCCTCCTGGAGACCCTGCTGCAGACCCAGAAGGAGCTGGCAGATGCCAGCCAACAACTAGAGCGGCTGAGGCAGGACATGAAGGTCCAGAAGTTAAAGGAGCAG GAGACCACTCAGATCCTGCAGACCCAGCTCCGGGAGGCTCGGGGGGAGCTGGAGCAGGCAGCCCAGCAGAACAGAGATGACCTTGTTGCTGTCCAAGAAGAGTGCGGGGCCCTGCTGCAGGCGAAGATGGACCTGCAGAAGCGG GTGGAAGACTTGAAGTCTCAGCTCGTTTCCAGAGATGACTCCCAGAGGCTGGTGGAGCAGGAGGTTCAGGAGAAGCTGAGGGAGGCCCAGGAGTATAGCCGAATTCAgaaggagctggagagagagaaagccag CCTGATTCAGTCGCTGATGGAAAAGGAGCAGAGACTCCTTGTCTTACAAGAAGCTGACTCTATTCGACAACAGGAGCTGAGCTCCCTGCGCCAGGACATGCAGGAGTCCcaggaagggcagaaagagctCAGCACCCAG GTGGAATTACTGAAGCAGGAGGTGAAGGAAAAGGAGGCTGACTTTCTGGCTCAGGAAGCACAACtgctggaggagctggaggcaTCTCAAGTAACAGAGCAGCGGCTGCGAGCTTCCTTGCGGGCCCTGGAAGCCAAGGCAGCCCAAGTCCAGCTGCGACTGCGCAGCACAGAGAACCAGTTGGCAGCTCTGGTGGCAGAGCAGCAGCCGGGgcaccaggcccaggcccagctggcCAGCCTCTGTTCTGTCCTGCAGCAGGCCTTGGGGTTTGCTTGTGAGAGCAGGCCTGAGCTGCATGGCGGGGGAGACTCTGCTTCCCTCTGGGGCCCCGAGCCAG aCCAGAATGGAACTGGGATCCTCCTTAAGAGAGGGCCCCTCCTGACAGCTCTGTCAGCTGAGGCAGTGGCATCTGCCCTCCAGAAACTTCACCAAGACCTATGGAAGACTCAGCAGGCCCGG GATGATCTGCGGGAGCAGGCCCTGAAGCTGGAACAGCGTCTCACTGATACAGAGGCCGAGAAGAGTCAGGTCTGCACAGAATTGCAGGATTTGCAGAGACAACTCTCCCAGAACCAGGAAG AGAAATCCAagtgggaaggaaaacagaactCCCTGGAATCTGAGCTGACTGAACTGCATGGAACTGTGGCATCATTACAGAGTCGTCTACGGCAAGCAGAGCTGCAGGGACTAGAGGCCCAG AATGAGCGAGAGCTACTGCAGGCAGCCAAGGAGAGCCTGACAGCCCAGGTGGAACGTTTGCAGGCATCTGTGGCAGAAGCCAGGGCTCAGGCCGGTGCCACCAGGGCTCTGGAGGAGGACTTGAGAACTGCTCGCTCAGCCCTGAAACTCAAGAGTGAGGAAGCAGAGACCGAGCGTGAGCGGGCCCAGGCTCTGCAGGAGCAGGGCGAGCTGAAGGTGGCCCAAGGGAAGGCTCTACAGGAGAATTTAGCTATCCTGGCTCAGACTCTATCCGAAagagaaggggaggtggaggctTTGCGGGGAAGTATTCAGGAACTGGAAAAACAACAGGAGATGCAAAAGGCTACTTTGGAAGCTCTGTCTCTGGACCTGAAGAAGAAGAGTGAAGAGGTAGATGTGCAACAAGAACAGATCCAGGAGCTGGAGAAGTGCAGGTCCCTTTTAGAAGATCTGCCTCTGGCCATGCAGGAACAAGAGCAGAGGCTGGTTGCACAGAGGGAGCAAATCCAAGAGCTCGAGAAGGATCGAGAGACCCAGAGGAACATCTTGGAGCATCAGCTTCTCGAACTTGAGAAGAAGGCCCAAATGATAGAGTCCCAGAAAGGAGAGATTCAGGACCTGAAGAAGCAGCTGGTTACTCTGGAATGCCTGGCTCTGGAACGAGAGGAAAACCATCACAAGATGGAGTGCCAACAGAAGGCAATCGAGGAgctggagggccagagggaaatgCAGAGAGTAGCTCTGACCCACCTCACACTGGACCTGGAAGAAAAGAGCCAGGAGCTGCAGGCCCAGAGCAGTCAGATCGACAAGCTGGAGAGCCATAGCACCCTTCTGGCGCGAGAGCTCCAGGACAAGGACCAGGAGCTGAAGTCCCAGCGAGAACAGGTCGAGGAGctgcagaggcagaaggagcGTCTGGCTCAGGACCTAGAGAGGAGGGACCAGGACGTGGTGCTCCAGAGGGAAAGGATTCGGGTCCTAGAAGACCAAAGGACGCTGCAGACCAAGATCCTGGAGGAGGACCTGGGACAGATCAAGCTGTCCTTGAGAGAGCGAGGCCGGGAGCTGGCTTCCCAGAGGCCACCGATGCAGGAGcgggcagaggaagggaagggccAGAGTAAAGCCCAGCGCGGGAGCCTGGAGCACCTGAAGCTGATCCTGCGTGACAAGGAGAGGGAGGTAGAATGCCAGCAGGAACGCATCCAGGAACTGAAGGAGTATAAGGATCAGCTGGagcagcagctccagggcctACACAGGAAGGCAGGGGAGACTGGCCTCCTCCTGACTCAGCGAGAGCAGGAGATAGTGGTCCTGCAGCGGCATCTGCAGGAAGCCGCAGAACAGGGGGAGCTGAAAGAGCGGTCACTTCAGGGTCACCTGGAAGAGGCCCAGAGAGCCCTGGCCCAGAGGGAACAGGAGCTCGAGGCCCTGCAGCACCAACAGCagcaggccctggggcaggaggagactAGGAAGGAAGAGgcaagcaccctacagagggctCTGGAGCAGGCCCACACGGCACTGAAAGAGCGCCAGGGAGAGCTTGAGGACCACAAGGAGCATGTGCGAAGGCTCCAGGAGGAGCTGGCCATGGAGGGACGGCGTGTGCAGgccctggaggaggtggtgggtgACCTAAGAGCTGAGTCTCGGGAGCAGGAGGAGGCTTTGCTGGCCCTCCAGCAACAGGGTGCTGAGCGGGCACAGGAGCATGAGGTGGAGGTCGGGGGCCTGCGGGCCAGCCTGCTACAGGCAGAGACTGCACTCAAGGAACGGGACCTGGAGCTGGAGGCCCTGCGAGCCGATGGCCGGGCCTCCCAGCTTCGGGAGGAGACAGCCCGGGACTGGGCCCAAGCTCTGCAGGAGGCCCTAAGCAAGGCCCAGGCTGCCGTGCAGGAGAAAGAGCAGCGGCTGCTGAGTCAAGCAGAGTTGAGCCGCAGCCTAGAGACCAGCACCGCCACTTTACAGGCTGCCCTGGACTCCTGCCAGGCACAAGCCAGGCAGCTAGAGGAGGCTCTGAGGAGGCGAGAGGGTGAGATCCAGGACCGGGACCTCCGGCACCAGGAGGCCGTGCAGCAGCTCCAGCGGGCACTTGCCCAGAGAGATGAAGAATTGAGCCATCAGAAGAGACAGGGGCAGCTGCTAGAGCAGTCTCTGGCCCGGAGGGCCCGAGAAGATGCCATCCAAGGGAAGCCAGGTccggagcaggagagagaagaggaagagatgaggGGCCTTCGAGAAAGCCTAAGGGAGTTGCAGCTGACTCTAGCCCAAAAGGAAGAGGAGATCCTGGGGCTGAGGGAGGCCCAGCAAAGGAAGAATCTGGAGGACTCACTGCACAGCCACACAGCGCCCCCAGAGCCCTCTACAGACTTTGCCACCTTAGGGCCCAGGCTGCAGCAGGAGCTGGAGCGACTGCAGACAGCGCTGAGGCTAACTGAGGCCAGGGAGATTGAGTGGAGGGAGAAGGCCCAGGACTTGGCGCTGTCCCTGGCCCAGAGCAAGGCTAGCGTCAGCAGTTTGCAGGAGGCAGCCATGTTCCTACAGGCCTCTGTTCTGGAGCGGGACTTGGAACAGCAGAGGCTGCAG GATGAGTTGGAGCTCACCAGACAGGCTCTGGAGAAGGAGCAGCTCCTGAGCCCTAGTTCAACCAGCAGAGCagaacagaggcccagagaagag GTGTCAGAAGTCAAGGCTGAGCCTAGTCTTGGGCTGGAGGAGAGGCAGCTATGGGGACAAAGGCTGGAGTACCTCCAGCAAGCAGTGGCACAGCTGGAGATTGACCGGAGCAGGCTGCAGCACCACAATGTCCAGCTGCGGGCCACCTTGGAGCAG GTGGAGCGAGAGCGCAGGAAGCTGAAGAGGGAGTCCATGCGCGTGTCACGGACAGGCGGCCTGGAGGTTAAGGAAGCTGCGGCTTCGTCCCCCACACAGCAG